GATTAGATTTCAATCAGACGTTCTCACCAATTGCGAAGATGGTGACTATCAAGTTGTTGTTAAAAATCTCTGCATCTAAACGATGGGTTTTACATCAGCTTGATATTTCAAATGCATTTCTTAATGGAGACCTCACTGAAGAAATATATATGAAGCTTCTTGAGGGATATGTAGAGAGGCTAACGAAGCAAAGGGACTCCATTCCTCAGAATGCTACATTGCGTCTTAAGAAATCTATTTACGGCTTGAAACATGCTTCAAGACAGTGGTTTAAGAAATTTTTCTGAATCATTACTTATGATGGGTTTCAAAAGTGTCATGGTGATCATACTCTGTTTATCAAGAGCCTTCCAGATGAGTTCTAAGTTGTGTTAGTCTATGTTGATAATATCATCATAGCTAGCACAAGTGATGATGAAGCTAACCGCTTGACAAGTGCTCTCAAGCAGTGTTTCAAGCTTCGAGATCTTGGAGttctgaaatattttttgggtttGGAGATTGCTAGAAGTACAGATGGTATTTCCTTATGCCAACGGAAGTACGCTTTGGAGTTATTAACTTCTGAAGGCATGTTGAATTGTTGTCCGTCATCTGTACCTATGGTACCTAATCTGAAGCTATCCAAAACAGAGGGTGAGCTTCTAGATACTCCAGAACGGTACAGACGTCTTGTTGGTCGTTTGATGTACCTTACAATCACTCGTCCAGACATCACGTTTGCCGTTAAAAAGCTTTGCCAATACTCATCTGCTCCGCGACTCCCACATCTTCATGCTGTATATAAAGTTCTTGAGTATATTAAAGGGACAGTTGGTCGAGGCTTATTATACTCTGTTGAAGATGATTTAACACTCAAAAGATTTGCAGATGCAGATTTGGCTTCTTGTCAAGACAGTCGTCGTTCAACCACTGAATTTACCATGTTTATAGGTTCTTCTTTGATATCTTGGAGGTTTAAGAAGCAACCTACAGTCTCACGGTCATCAGCAGAAGATGAATACAGAGCATTGGCGTTAGCTACTTGTGAGATGATGTCTGAGTCAGTTACTTCGTGACTTGCGCATCTCGCGATTACCAATCCCGGTGCTCTACTCTAATAGTACAGCTGCTATCTACATCGCCACTAATCCTGTATTTCGCACGGTGGATCAGGTGGCTGATATACTTACTAAACCTCTCTTTCCTCATCAGTTTCAACATCTTATCTCCAAGATGAGCTTAATCAACATTCACAGCTCATCTTGAGGGGAACTATTGGAGGATAACACATTGAACTGGTTTTCTTTCGCTGGTTCATTATATTTATTGAGAATTGGTTTATTTCGGTTTAGTAACAATACTTGTATATACACACAATTGTACAGTGACCGTTGAGTCTAATGGAAAATATCTTCATATCtaacaaactctctctctctctctctctctctctctctctctctctctctctctctctctctctctctctctctcttatcttcttcttcctctctcaaACCTCGATCGTAATAgatcgaatcaaatttcacggatattttgcccacccctaactACACTAGATGAGATAGGTTTTATTAAGGTGAACTGATAGtagttaataatatatatgaatatggATTGTGTTTAACTGTATATGCGAATGCGAATGACTggcttgatatatatatacatgttgaTTGGCTTGACTTGAgtataagatatatatttgaCAGAAACTTTTTTTAGCATACTAATATCTGAATAACTTATTAGCAAAGTATCGTAGTGGTATGTTTTCGACTGATTTATAACTTTACCAagatcaaatatatttattaattttaatgataTGTTTGATTCATGCTATTGGGAGTAGGTTCATGCTTTTTTAGTATCTTGGAAAGATCAAGAGTTGATTACTCCAACAtacacatttttcttttttttttaacaattttaggCACTTGCCACTTGAGAGGCACTTTCTCCCTCTCACCCCCCTAGTGTTTTGACGTAACTATCCTTTTGCTGTGGTTAAGACTTTGAAAAGATGAGTTAGTTTTACTAATATAATATTCTGCCAGCTTCTCCCCACTCgctcactttcttctcttcttccttatGTTTTTTGAGCCATTAGATATAAGAAGTGCAAGTAGATCGTATGGTCAGAGTTATTTGAACTTTTCTAATACTACTTTATCAATCTCATCTATTTCTTTATgtgattattttaacatatttaaaatatataaataaataaatttattatcataAATTATGTCTTTTTGTTCTCTACATTTTAAGATCTATTTTGGTATACTTTTgcaattttaatatgaaaaacaaTTGTGGACATAGACACCGTAAATGTATACAAAATTGTACATGACTTAGTGTTCATTTGAGAAATGTGGTTTCATATTAACTAAATTAACCAAGATCTTATTTTGAGTCTTTGAACCTTGACAAAAGACAATATGTCTATGAGTTACCATGTTGAAGCGAGTCTCTCTGATATGCATATGTGTATATGTGTTTGTGGATGCTGAAAATGGTTGTCGTTTTTGGATGTGGACGAAAGTTCGCTGTTGCCATTTGTGGATGTGGATAAGTGATAGAATATCAAGAAACTATAGTCGTCAAGTTAAGAATTGACATATCCAACTAATAGAAGGTCCACAAATTGTTTCATTGagtcaaaacattttctaaatcCAAGCAACTAAACAAAATGTTCAATAAACAGATGAGGccaattttattaatcatgaggAAGGGTTTATAGTTACAGTCACAAACAAGAGTTTACATCATCCTTAAAATCTCTAATCAACACACCACAAAACATAATCACTAAATATAATAGACACGAGAGCTTGTCGTCATCTTTTCCACAACGGAGGTCGGATCTGCTCGTCGTCACGTCCTCTCCAAACCAGATAGAAAAAAGTGTTGTGGACAGACAAGGTGTGAACGTCAGATTTGTCGAAAAATTAAAACAGAGAGATTGTCGGGCAGGGATGTCGAATAGCTTtcaacagaaacaaaaacaaaaaaagaaacaaaatcgtTAGTAATCCACCGCGAACCCAAATCAACAGaaacaaaaccacaaaaaaaccCTGAAAAACGTAggaaaatgtttttcaaaaaccTTAAAATGATGAGAACCAAACCCATAAACAACACcagaaagagaaacaaaacagTGGGTGGTCAACTTAGGACTCATAAACACAAATCGACATCAaccaaaccagaaaaaaaaaacctaaaaaccCCTAATAAATTGGGAATCAAAAACCCTGCAATTTAAATCGCGTCGGCTAAGTattaaacaaacacacacacaaagaaaaaacCCCTAAAAATTGGGGGAAAAAACCCTagaattgaaaacataaatcgCACGTGAATCGGTTGGAAAACCAAAGAAAGAAGCTTTATGGAAGAAATCAACAAAAAACAGGAAGAGAAGGATCAGAAGTTGCTTCGAACTAACCTGAAGAGGACGGCGGAAGATGGGAATGCGGAGGAGGATCAGCTTTCTTCTTCGCCGGCGCCTGAGAAAACTTGGGTTTCTTTTTCGCCATTAGACTTCGTCAATATCTTGGAAACACACAGAACTTTGGAGATGGATGAAAAAATGGTTTTATTCGAATGGAGGAAAGTAGAAGAGTGTTGGAATCAAAACTATTTTGGACAAAAAGCAAGAAATCAAATAACTGAATCTCTAGGTTTGTCCGACaccaaagcaaaaaaaaaaattaaaatgtctAACCATGGTTATTTCACCTATAGTTAGTAAAGTGTGGTGTAGTCTAAAGAGAGTGCATATATGACATTGTATACAGATAATGTGTTGCACAAATGAAAAGTGTCTAAGCATGTAATTCAAAAGACAAAATGTGTCTTAGAAggtaattttttcaaaaatcaacatctttatatttaaattaaaattggAATTGCTTTCTTTAGTTTTTGATAAAGATCTTCGTTACTTGTTAGTTTTGTTGTTCGATCATGTAGGAAATATATTCATTGAAGTTTATAGTCGATCTTTTTGATATGGATATATTGGGAAAATTGGATTTTTGGGACACTTTGAATTTTTCTTTGTCCATTTAGTACTTTTCATAATTTTGGCAATTCTGGACCATTTTTACCCttgttttatagaaaaaatagtaaacttgattttaaaaatgtacaaaaatatgaaatctaTTGGAATCATAAGTATGtccatatatatgtataaatattttttttttaaaacatggaatcatattttatttttatatatagctGTGGTTAGAATATGTATTCTGGCATTATAAATAATCCAGAAAACGGAAACTAAGATTTGACAAAGGTATATCCGAGATATATAACCTAAACTACACTTTCTTCTATAGTCTAACAAAGATAGAATTGCATACGTTAAAATCAAGAAATAAGTCATCAGTATACCTCCAGCTTTATTACGTGATATAGCCTTTACTCATTCGTATACCTTATCTATATTGTGTGTCATAACTTGTTCTGCCTTTTACTTTATGTGGCGCTGAAGGAATAAAATGTTTCATTCATACTCTACAGTGCTATGCCTAGGATAGGATACATGTTCTACCAAATCGgaaaaaatatggaaacttccattttcgaTTTCAGAAgtttcctaaatctaaactGAATATTCCCTAAATATCTCACAAGATATTTCCTCCCACCTCCCACGATTTCCCATCTCTTTTCTCATCGTTCTTCTTCccttcttcatttttttcttcatctcttcttcatctcttttctcTACCAACACCATGGTTCTAATATATGTTAAATCCGGTGATTGGATGTCTAGTTGCAGTGACGAGTGGAGTTTCGTGGTAGACAAGAAAAGGCGAGGTCGAATGGTAACAGTACAACCTACTACTCAATTACACTTATCCTTCAGTCTGTCACGCGTTTTGGCTATTGTCTTGCAGAGGTGGTCATACGCATCAACACCCCAAGGATACCTTCGAAGCTTCTCAAGATCCATGACCAGCTTGATGTATTTGAAGGGGATAATAgccttctcatctcttgctaaAACCACGCAAAGAATGAGTGCCAAGTAGATAAATCGAATCCGATCTGCATTCTTCCACTTGTTGACCGATAACTTGTGCTTATTCCACAAGTTGAAGAGTGTAATTGTTGTATCTTTGGTCCTCAACACCCTGCTCCAGaaaccatcatcatcttcccaATCATCAAACTCGGTAAGAGAGATACCAGTGTTGCACTCAAATCCGGTTACTGCGTGGAACTCTTGTAAGGAAAAACGAAGTGCTCTTCTCGCAAAGACAAACCAAAGCTCCTTTTGCTTGTAAGTCACCAGCTCCCTACACAAGAAGCTGTGTATCACTCGCGCGGAGTACCCAAGACCATTGTCATGAAGCttaaaaatttgagaaaaaacaGGATCCTTCTTCACAGCCGCCAACTCATTCGGGAGCCAGGTTTTGAACTTTGTAATGATGTACTCGATCCTGCAATTGTTGTTGATCTGATTCACTTGGGGCTCCTCACCCTCCTTAAATATCCTCTTTGGTAACTCTAGAGACATATCTACAAGCAATGAAAATTAAGTTAGTTGAACGAAAGACCAAAACCAAAGACAGAGCAATCAAGATCTATATATATCATGCTTCCCTTCGGTTAATATATAGGCAACCTACTTCTAATTTCCAACATAACAACAAGTCCCTTGGTTCAATCGATAAATCAACAACAAATGTCTCTACAATCAAATGATACAATATTGTATCAAAATGTGATTTCTTTTACAATCGGACACCAACTAATCAACTTCAAGATTTCTTTTACAATCGGACACCAACTAATCAACTTCAAGATTTCTTTTACAATCGGATACCAACTAATCAACTTCAAGATATACACAATCCAAGGCTAAATAGTGTAAGATTTATTGAATCAAAATGTGCCCCTTTCCATAAACCTTAATCGGTAGAACCCATTTACAA
This genomic stretch from Raphanus sativus cultivar WK10039 chromosome 3, ASM80110v3, whole genome shotgun sequence harbors:
- the LOC130509950 gene encoding uncharacterized mitochondrial protein AtMg00240-like, with product MVPNLKLSKTEGELLDTPERYRRLVGRLMYLTITRPDITFAVKKLCQYSSAPRLPHLHAVYKVLEYIKGTVGRGLLYSVEDDLTLKRFADADLASCQDSRRSTTEFTMFIGSSLISWRFKKQPTVSRSSAEDEYRALALATCEMMSESVTS